The Acetomicrobium flavidum genome window below encodes:
- the hypD gene encoding trans-4-hydroxy-L-proline dehydratase, with translation MSEVRVEMEMAKRRAAIRPISERIAKLREESVSAPVKISSERARLVTEFYKSGQADGKSEPVRRALAFKYLMERVSLPVEDGQLIVGLRGTGPQEVPTYPEICTHDLEDLEVLDTRENMPYRVDEDTKKIYEEEIIPFWKGKTTREIIFSSLPKEWIEAYEAGIWTEFMEQRAPGHSAGGEKIFTSGVLDIKEDIKRQMNALNPADPAYYDKMEELKAMDIAADAILIYAKRYAERLRELAKLERDAKRKAELEKMAQICDHVPAHAPRTFWEALQHYWFVHVGIVYETNPWDSFNPGRLDQHLYPFYEREVADGTLTRDQAKELLEAFWIKINNQPAVPKVRVTAEESFTYNDFTKINIGGLKEDGSDGVNEVSYLLLEVLDEMRTLQPNTAVQVSVRNPERFVTKALKVVGPGFGEPPFFNFDGVIVKMLRQGKSLEDARTAGVSGCVETGAFGKESYILTGYFNLPKILEITLNDGIDPRTGKRLGLSTGDPRNFKTFDDLWDAFMKQVKYFMDIKMKGNDIIESIFAKHFPVPFMSLWICDCVEKAKDYNCGGTRYNTQYLQVVGLGTIAYSLTSVKYHVFDKGAVQMGELLDALKSDFAGRYEMLRQVILNKTPKYGEDDDYADKIAKDLVDQVVSMIESYPPSPMRRASKRAYFLPTTAHVYFGKVTGATPDGRKAGFPVSEGISPVQGSDRKGIAAVFRSVSKCDWDKTGGALLNQRLSPDLLEGEENVKKLAQLIRTFFMMGGHHVQFNVVSTELLKEAQRRPKDFQDLMVRVAGYSDYFVNLPKGLQEEIIARTEYEQV, from the coding sequence ATGTCCGAAGTAAGAGTGGAAATGGAAATGGCAAAAAGAAGGGCAGCGATAAGGCCTATAAGCGAGCGCATTGCGAAGCTCAGGGAAGAAAGCGTCAGCGCTCCTGTAAAGATATCAAGCGAACGGGCCAGGCTTGTTACCGAGTTTTACAAAAGCGGTCAAGCTGACGGCAAGTCCGAACCCGTTAGACGCGCCCTAGCCTTCAAGTATCTGATGGAGCGAGTAAGCCTTCCCGTGGAAGACGGGCAGCTCATAGTAGGCCTTCGTGGCACAGGACCTCAGGAGGTGCCGACATACCCAGAGATATGTACCCACGACCTCGAGGATCTGGAAGTTTTGGACACAAGGGAAAACATGCCCTACAGGGTCGACGAGGATACAAAAAAGATATATGAGGAGGAGATCATACCTTTTTGGAAGGGCAAGACGACCAGAGAGATAATCTTTAGCAGCCTCCCCAAGGAATGGATCGAAGCTTACGAGGCTGGCATATGGACCGAGTTCATGGAACAGAGGGCGCCCGGTCACAGCGCCGGCGGAGAAAAGATATTCACGTCGGGCGTCTTGGACATAAAAGAAGATATAAAAAGACAGATGAACGCACTAAACCCAGCAGACCCAGCTTACTACGATAAAATGGAAGAGCTAAAGGCCATGGACATCGCAGCTGACGCCATATTGATCTATGCTAAAAGGTATGCCGAAAGACTACGAGAGTTGGCCAAATTAGAAAGAGACGCCAAAAGAAAGGCCGAGCTTGAGAAGATGGCCCAAATTTGCGATCACGTGCCTGCCCATGCGCCAAGGACCTTTTGGGAGGCCTTGCAGCATTATTGGTTCGTCCATGTGGGCATAGTGTACGAGACAAATCCCTGGGATTCCTTCAACCCCGGAAGGCTGGATCAGCACCTATATCCCTTTTATGAGAGGGAAGTTGCCGATGGGACGCTTACCAGGGATCAGGCAAAGGAGCTGCTCGAGGCATTCTGGATAAAGATCAACAATCAGCCGGCAGTGCCAAAGGTGCGCGTCACGGCAGAGGAAAGCTTTACCTATAACGACTTCACGAAGATAAACATAGGAGGTCTTAAAGAGGACGGCTCCGACGGCGTCAACGAAGTTTCCTATTTATTGCTTGAAGTTTTAGACGAGATGAGGACGTTGCAGCCAAATACCGCTGTCCAGGTGAGCGTCAGAAATCCGGAACGTTTCGTCACAAAGGCGCTAAAGGTGGTGGGGCCTGGATTTGGCGAACCTCCATTTTTCAACTTCGATGGCGTCATCGTTAAGATGTTAAGGCAGGGCAAATCCTTGGAGGATGCCCGCACAGCAGGCGTAAGCGGATGCGTGGAGACCGGAGCCTTCGGAAAGGAATCGTACATTTTAACCGGATACTTCAACTTGCCCAAAATACTTGAGATCACCCTAAACGACGGCATCGATCCCCGAACGGGCAAAAGGCTGGGCTTAAGCACTGGAGATCCCCGAAACTTTAAGACCTTTGATGATCTGTGGGATGCCTTCATGAAGCAGGTTAAGTATTTTATGGACATCAAGATGAAGGGAAATGACATCATAGAGTCCATATTTGCCAAGCATTTTCCCGTTCCCTTCATGTCCCTTTGGATCTGCGATTGCGTGGAAAAGGCAAAGGACTACAACTGCGGCGGCACACGCTACAATACCCAGTACCTCCAGGTGGTGGGCCTCGGCACCATTGCTTATAGCCTGACCTCTGTCAAATATCACGTCTTCGACAAAGGGGCTGTGCAGATGGGCGAACTGCTCGACGCCTTGAAGTCCGACTTTGCCGGCAGATACGAGATGTTGCGACAGGTCATATTGAACAAAACTCCCAAATACGGCGAAGATGACGATTATGCCGACAAGATAGCCAAAGACCTGGTGGACCAGGTCGTCAGCATGATCGAAAGCTATCCTCCCTCGCCCATGAGGAGGGCGTCAAAGAGGGCGTACTTTCTGCCTACCACTGCTCACGTCTATTTTGGCAAAGTCACAGGCGCTACCCCTGACGGCAGAAAGGCAGGCTTCCCGGTGTCTGAAGGCATATCGCCCGTACAGGGAAGCGACAGGAAGGGCATTGCAGCCGTTTTCAGGTCCGTCTCAAAATGCGATTGGGATAAGACAGGCGGTGCCTTGCTGAACCAACGGCTTAGCCCCGATCTGCTCG